A single region of the Fimbriimonadaceae bacterium genome encodes:
- a CDS encoding type II secretion system protein — protein MAKQHRRPSYARQRRGFSLVEVLVSIALLGLGISACLGALAEMANGETRAERAEHLQMLAKRKLDEIIATAEYQQAPLDGDFEVEGYPDISWEASTEQSGVENLEIVRFTINGEGNSISYSLTRLVFRQPVTTDAGGQQP, from the coding sequence GTGGCTAAACAACATCGTCGTCCCTCATATGCGCGTCAACGACGCGGCTTCAGCCTTGTTGAAGTGTTGGTGTCTATTGCGCTGCTCGGCCTGGGCATCAGCGCATGTTTGGGCGCTCTTGCCGAGATGGCCAACGGCGAGACGCGAGCAGAGAGGGCAGAGCATTTGCAGATGCTCGCCAAACGAAAGCTTGATGAGATTATCGCGACTGCGGAGTATCAGCAAGCTCCGCTTGATGGCGACTTTGAAGTGGAAGGCTATCCAGATATCAGCTGGGAAGCGAGCACTGAACAGAGCGGCGTCGAGAACCTTGAGATCGTTCGATTTACGATCAACGGAGAGGGCAATTCGATCTCCTACTCCCTGACAAGACTTGTCTTCCGACAGCCCGTAACCACCGATGCAGGAGGCCAGCAACCTTGA
- a CDS encoding type II secretion system protein: MEKEKPLTSIRSINKRSGFTLIELGVVVLVLAMFSALAVPRLVAFQRAEDYQNFINRTKAIFGEARETAIERKAVFVLRVSGDQIELTEDGADEGQGQAIRTVPLPDGVQVDQVTLNGSTTNTETWLMAFYPDGTATRGGVQFDSDGRLFSMQVDDVTGRAAFIDGELPEQTQTKWEAGEREQRGGG, from the coding sequence GTGGAGAAGGAGAAGCCGCTGACATCGATCCGGTCGATCAATAAGCGCTCCGGATTCACGCTCATTGAGTTGGGTGTGGTTGTTTTGGTGCTTGCAATGTTCTCTGCTCTGGCAGTGCCGCGTCTTGTCGCGTTCCAGAGGGCTGAGGATTACCAGAACTTTATCAACCGCACAAAGGCGATCTTTGGTGAGGCTCGGGAGACGGCAATCGAACGCAAAGCCGTCTTTGTGCTGCGTGTATCGGGCGATCAGATCGAACTCACTGAGGACGGCGCTGATGAAGGTCAGGGCCAAGCGATACGAACGGTGCCATTGCCAGACGGCGTTCAGGTGGACCAAGTGACCTTGAACGGCTCGACGACCAACACCGAAACCTGGCTTATGGCGTTTTATCCCGATGGGACCGCCACACGAGGCGGGGTTCAGTTCGATTCGGATGGGCGTCTGTTTTCGATGCAGGTTGATGACGTAACCGGGCGAGCCGCATTTATCGACGGTGAACTGCCCGAACAAACTCAGACCAAGTGGGAAGCGGGAGAGAGGGAGCAGCGCGGTGGTGGCTAA
- the gspG gene encoding type II secretion system major pseudopilin GspG, which produces MLKRPNIRKAFTLIELLVVILILAILAAMIVPRIINKAGDAKRAKAASDIAALRTALTNFKLDTGTYPTTEEGLLALEQDPGNVNNWKGPYTEKAIPPDPWFNEYIYTSDGETITLTSYGSDGQPGGEGEAADIDPVDQ; this is translated from the coding sequence ATGCTGAAAAGGCCAAACATACGAAAAGCTTTCACGCTCATCGAGCTCTTGGTGGTCATCCTCATTCTGGCCATCCTTGCGGCGATGATCGTGCCACGCATCATCAACAAAGCGGGCGACGCCAAGCGCGCCAAAGCCGCGAGCGACATTGCCGCGCTGCGCACCGCATTGACCAATTTCAAATTGGACACAGGGACATACCCGACGACCGAAGAGGGCTTGCTTGCTCTTGAGCAGGATCCGGGCAACGTCAACAACTGGAAGGGCCCTTACACTGAGAAGGCGATTCCGCCGGATCCCTGGTTTAACGAATACATTTACACATCCGATGGGGAGACCATCACGCTGACGAGCTACGGCAGCGACGGCCAGCCAGGTGGAGAAGGAGAAGCCGCTGACATCGATCCGGTCGATCAATAA
- a CDS encoding type II secretion system F family protein, producing the protein MTTFAYTAVEPSGKKQSGFLEAASQEAAVATLTADGRYVLEIKAQKQVSQTKATGQKKATRQDIALFTRRMADLASAGLPLDRVLQVIGEQSESPQLAAIAEQALEDVRSGLPVSAALSKFPKQFPSVYTETLKAGEASGQFSEVAGKLADFQENELARRSQIVAALIYPSILAVVAVLVVVFLFTFVIPRLSGVFDSLGNELPTTTKILLGIADFLTSNGTVILGGLIGAFLLYRGWIATEAGALARDSFLLRAPVLGKVISKAVVSRFSRVLGTLVYGGVPILEALTLAGMASGNRLFVKTSRLVADDVRDGKAIHQSMRDTGSFPPVLVHMVAIGEETGDLPKMLGRVSDSLDFEVDVSMRRISAMVEPIVVVAMGVIVGFVILSVLLPIVQAQDLVK; encoded by the coding sequence ATGACAACCTTCGCCTATACCGCTGTTGAACCTTCCGGCAAGAAGCAGTCGGGTTTTCTTGAGGCTGCTTCGCAGGAAGCGGCTGTGGCTACTTTGACCGCAGACGGTCGCTATGTGCTTGAGATCAAAGCACAGAAGCAGGTGTCGCAAACAAAGGCTACGGGTCAGAAGAAAGCGACACGGCAGGACATCGCCTTGTTTACTCGGCGAATGGCGGATTTGGCTTCGGCAGGTTTGCCTCTCGACCGCGTTTTGCAGGTCATTGGCGAGCAATCGGAAAGCCCCCAGCTCGCGGCGATTGCGGAGCAAGCGTTAGAGGATGTTCGTTCGGGATTGCCAGTATCGGCAGCCCTCTCAAAATTTCCAAAGCAGTTTCCCAGCGTTTACACGGAGACGCTCAAAGCCGGTGAAGCTTCAGGTCAGTTTTCTGAAGTTGCAGGAAAGCTCGCCGACTTCCAAGAGAACGAGCTTGCTCGCCGCAGCCAGATTGTCGCGGCGCTGATCTACCCTTCGATCTTGGCGGTCGTTGCGGTTTTGGTCGTCGTGTTTCTGTTCACCTTTGTCATTCCCCGACTCTCGGGTGTGTTTGACAGCCTGGGCAACGAACTGCCGACGACAACGAAGATTCTCCTTGGTATCGCTGACTTTTTGACGAGCAACGGTACGGTGATTCTTGGTGGGCTTATTGGCGCGTTCTTGCTGTACCGCGGCTGGATCGCGACCGAGGCGGGGGCGCTTGCGCGAGACTCATTCCTTCTTCGGGCACCGGTCCTCGGCAAGGTGATTTCTAAGGCGGTCGTCTCCAGGTTTTCACGAGTTTTGGGAACATTGGTTTATGGCGGTGTGCCAATTCTCGAAGCGCTAACGCTGGCGGGAATGGCAAGCGGCAACCGTTTGTTTGTTAAAACAAGCCGCCTCGTCGCGGATGATGTTCGCGACGGTAAAGCGATCCACCAGTCGATGCGCGATACCGGCTCTTTTCCGCCGGTGCTCGTGCACATGGTCGCAATCGGAGAGGAGACGGGTGACCTGCCGAAGATGCTGGGCCGCGTTTCCGACAGCCTCGACTTTGAGGTTGATGTGAGCATGCGCAGGATTAGCGCCATGGTCGAGCCGATTGTCGTCGTTGCGATGGGTGTGATTGTCGGTTTCGTCATCCTCTCGGTGCTCCTGCCGATCGTCCAAGCACAGGACTTGGTGAAGTAA
- the gspE gene encoding type II secretion system ATPase GspE has protein sequence MNTIPTKEGLNGQTRTDNAGLPMVDLDEVKPDHDAILLAPGDFALNRQVLPMYVEGETLVVAIGSVESLTSVDDLGILTGMPTRAVMADPQLLRERIEERFLEGMLAELPSDDSGITEIDDSVDLADLQKMAGETAVVQMVNLIFAQAARDAASDIHIEPYEKEVKVRYRVDGMLRDVMRPPKRMHAALISRIKILGEMNIAERRLPQDGRIKLTIAGRGVDIRVSIVPTVFGERCVMRILDKGTAMLSMTDLGMAGDNLQKYQRLINMPYGIILSTGPTGSGKSTTLYASLQEIYSPSKNILTIEDPVEYQVAGIGQIQVRSNIGLTFASGLRSIVRQDPDVIMVGEIRDHETAEIAIHASLTGHLVFSTLHTNDAPGAITRLIDMGVEPFLVASSLLGVLAQRLVRRNCPFCSTPYEFDEDALHSVGIRFDELKNANLMKGKGCDKCLGSGYKGRQGIFELLVVDEEVKHLTVARASASTIRNHAIEKQGMRTLLGDGKLAVLNGKTTPEEVLRVSQREDF, from the coding sequence ATGAATACTATCCCCACGAAGGAGGGCCTAAATGGCCAAACGCGGACTGACAACGCCGGTCTACCGATGGTGGACCTTGACGAGGTCAAGCCCGATCATGACGCCATTTTGTTGGCTCCGGGAGATTTTGCCCTCAATCGGCAGGTCTTGCCGATGTACGTTGAAGGTGAGACGCTCGTCGTCGCCATCGGTTCCGTCGAATCTCTAACCTCCGTCGATGACCTTGGAATTCTCACGGGAATGCCCACACGCGCGGTCATGGCTGATCCGCAACTGCTGCGTGAGCGCATCGAAGAGCGATTTCTTGAGGGGATGCTTGCCGAACTGCCATCCGATGACAGCGGCATCACCGAAATCGACGACAGCGTTGACCTTGCTGACCTTCAAAAGATGGCGGGCGAGACTGCCGTCGTCCAGATGGTCAACCTGATCTTCGCCCAAGCCGCCCGCGACGCGGCATCGGACATCCACATCGAACCTTACGAGAAAGAGGTCAAGGTGCGCTACCGCGTCGATGGCATGCTGCGCGACGTGATGAGGCCGCCAAAGCGGATGCACGCGGCGCTTATTTCACGCATTAAGATTCTTGGCGAGATGAACATCGCCGAGCGGCGACTACCCCAGGATGGACGCATCAAGCTGACCATCGCGGGTCGAGGCGTCGATATCCGTGTCTCCATCGTGCCGACCGTTTTTGGCGAGCGATGCGTTATGCGTATTCTCGATAAGGGCACGGCGATGCTGAGCATGACCGACCTTGGCATGGCGGGCGACAACCTCCAAAAGTATCAACGGCTCATCAACATGCCGTACGGGATTATCCTCTCCACCGGTCCGACGGGAAGTGGAAAGTCCACGACGCTGTACGCTTCGCTGCAAGAGATTTATTCGCCATCGAAGAACATCCTTACGATTGAGGACCCGGTCGAATACCAAGTCGCCGGAATTGGGCAGATTCAGGTGAGATCGAACATCGGTCTGACCTTTGCCAGTGGACTGCGCAGTATCGTTCGGCAAGACCCGGACGTGATCATGGTCGGTGAAATCCGCGACCATGAGACAGCCGAGATTGCGATCCATGCGTCCTTGACGGGACACCTTGTTTTCAGCACTCTGCACACCAACGACGCACCCGGCGCGATCACACGATTGATCGACATGGGCGTGGAGCCGTTCTTGGTGGCAAGTTCGCTTCTTGGAGTGCTTGCCCAGCGGCTTGTTCGTCGCAACTGTCCTTTCTGTTCGACGCCATACGAGTTTGACGAGGATGCCCTGCATTCGGTTGGCATCCGGTTCGACGAACTTAAGAACGCTAACTTGATGAAGGGCAAGGGCTGCGACAAGTGTTTGGGTTCTGGTTACAAGGGACGACAGGGAATTTTTGAGTTGCTCGTGGTTGACGAAGAGGTCAAGCACTTGACGGTTGCGCGGGCGTCGGCATCGACCATAAGAAACCACGCTATTGAGAAGCAGGGAATGCGGACGCTTCTCGGAGACGGCAAGCTTGCCGTTCTTAACGGCAAGACCACTCCGGAAGAGGTGCTTCGAGTCAGCCAACGGGAGGACTTTTAA
- a CDS encoding DUF1287 domain-containing protein, with protein MWTAAIVVLSLTLAPPQAKPTESPATKIVAGARQQLNWGTTYNGAYVRINYPNGDVPKTQGVCTDVVVRAFRHAGYDLQQLIHEDMKTAWSSYPRYPGNSKPDPNIDHRRCPNQIAFFKRHGKKLTTSVEAANKSEWKPGDVVFWKLSSGLDHVGVLTDKRNEKGLPLVIHNLNKPTEEDVLESYKIVAHFRYPR; from the coding sequence ATGTGGACAGCCGCAATCGTAGTGTTGAGCCTTACCCTTGCGCCACCTCAGGCGAAGCCAACCGAGTCTCCCGCAACCAAAATCGTCGCCGGAGCGCGCCAGCAACTGAACTGGGGAACAACCTATAACGGCGCCTACGTCCGCATCAACTATCCAAACGGAGATGTCCCTAAAACACAGGGTGTCTGCACCGACGTCGTGGTTCGTGCCTTCCGTCACGCCGGTTATGATCTACAGCAGCTGATCCACGAAGATATGAAGACTGCGTGGAGCTCCTACCCTCGCTACCCCGGCAACTCAAAACCCGATCCCAACATCGACCATCGCCGCTGCCCAAACCAAATCGCTTTCTTCAAACGCCACGGCAAGAAGCTGACGACCTCTGTCGAAGCCGCCAACAAGAGTGAGTGGAAGCCGGGCGATGTGGTTTTTTGGAAGCTATCCAGCGGCCTTGACCACGTGGGTGTCCTCACAGACAAACGCAACGAAAAAGGACTGCCGCTCGTGATCCATAACCTCAACAAACCCACCGAAGAGGACGTGCTGGAGAGCTACAAGATCGTCGCACACTTCCGATACCCAAGGTAA
- a CDS encoding carboxypeptidase M32, producing MSETITNLKSRLADINALNAATAVLDWDQQTYMPKGGGEARGAHVGLLGRMAHELMTSDEMGKLLEAAASEVTPGSDDAAMVRISKRDYDLATKIPSKLVEEKMRLSSEAHEHWVQARANNDFASFAPILEKMFDISRQEAEYLGYKDHIYDALLDQYEEGATAAEVRSMFDSLKGPLVDLVKAIKDSPNQIDDSRLYGNWDVDKQRQFTEKIVQAVGFSFDRGRQDIAPHPFCTNFSVNDVRLTTRYKDYIGSAIFGSLHEAGHGMYEQGSPTAWDRTPLAGGVSLGVHESQSRTWENIVGRSKAFWKRYLPDLQATFSELTAFNIDTWYRTINKVEPSFIRVEADEVTYNLHILVRFEMECDLLEQKLAIKDIPEAWNQKYKDYLGITPETDSVGCLQDVHWSGALIGYFPTYSMGNLLSYQIWNCLRKDVGDTDALMEEGKFEPILTWLQEKIYLQGSKYPPRELIMKVTGKPMGSEDYMTALTAKYSEIYGL from the coding sequence ATGTCAGAAACGATTACGAATCTTAAGTCAAGACTCGCGGATATCAACGCTTTGAATGCGGCAACTGCCGTTTTGGATTGGGATCAGCAGACTTACATGCCCAAGGGCGGCGGTGAGGCGCGGGGCGCTCATGTTGGACTCCTCGGCCGGATGGCGCACGAGCTGATGACGTCCGACGAGATGGGCAAGCTGCTTGAGGCGGCGGCCTCTGAGGTTACACCCGGAAGCGACGATGCGGCGATGGTGCGCATCAGCAAGCGCGATTATGACCTTGCCACAAAGATTCCCTCGAAGTTAGTTGAAGAGAAGATGCGTCTCTCGTCGGAAGCTCACGAGCACTGGGTTCAGGCGCGGGCTAACAACGACTTCGCTTCGTTTGCGCCGATCCTTGAGAAGATGTTCGATATCTCGCGCCAAGAGGCCGAGTACCTTGGATACAAGGATCATATCTACGACGCCCTGCTCGACCAGTATGAAGAGGGGGCAACCGCTGCCGAGGTTCGTTCCATGTTCGACTCGCTGAAGGGTCCGTTGGTGGACCTCGTGAAGGCGATTAAGGACAGCCCAAATCAGATCGACGATTCACGTCTCTATGGGAACTGGGATGTGGATAAGCAGCGACAATTTACGGAGAAGATCGTTCAAGCGGTTGGGTTCTCGTTCGACCGCGGACGACAGGACATCGCACCACACCCGTTCTGCACAAACTTCTCGGTGAACGACGTTCGGTTGACGACGCGCTACAAGGATTACATCGGTTCAGCGATATTTGGCTCGCTGCACGAGGCTGGACACGGCATGTATGAGCAAGGTTCGCCGACAGCTTGGGATCGAACTCCGCTGGCGGGTGGCGTTTCACTCGGCGTTCATGAAAGCCAATCGCGAACCTGGGAGAATATCGTCGGACGCTCCAAGGCGTTCTGGAAGCGGTACTTGCCTGACCTGCAGGCCACGTTCTCTGAGCTGACGGCCTTCAACATCGACACGTGGTATCGGACTATCAATAAGGTGGAACCGTCGTTCATTCGGGTGGAGGCCGATGAGGTCACGTACAACCTCCATATCCTCGTCCGGTTTGAGATGGAGTGCGACCTGCTGGAGCAAAAGCTCGCTATCAAGGACATTCCCGAGGCGTGGAATCAAAAGTACAAGGACTATTTGGGCATCACACCGGAGACCGACTCGGTGGGATGTTTGCAGGATGTCCACTGGTCAGGCGCGCTGATCGGCTACTTCCCAACGTATTCGATGGGCAACCTTTTGAGCTACCAAATCTGGAACTGCCTGCGCAAGGATGTGGGTGACACCGACGCGCTGATGGAAGAGGGTAAGTTCGAACCGATTCTGACCTGGCTGCAAGAGAAGATTTATCTGCAGGGCTCGAAGTATCCGCCGCGCGAACTGATCATGAAAGTCACCGGCAAGCCGATGGGCTCGGAAGATTATATGACCGCGCTGACGGCAAAGTATTCCGAGATTTATGGGCTTTGA
- a CDS encoding T9SS type A sorting domain-containing protein: MRRSLLSLLALLLPLSVLAQSAPSAATLLKGFQFREMGPSVTGGRIIDIEVHPSQPNTIYVGAATGGVWKSTNNGVSWTCIYQYEKTISMGDMAIAPSNPNIIWLGTGENNSQRSAHYGDGVWKSTDAGKTWTNMGLADSMRVGRVAIDPKNPDIVYVAAMGYLYKPGGGKGLFKTTDGGKTWNRILQGENDTCAMIDVVIDPKNPNLLFACSMDRLRRPWNIRDSGPGSAIYKSTDAGKNWTKISGANGLPGGNLGRIGMAFYEKDPKIVYSVIDNNNPGKSVEVYRSDDSGKTWNLASTQRLGGGSYYGKIFVDPNTADTVYVIDVQLRKSTDGGKTYRTMERGKHVDNHAIWIDPRDSEHVLCGNDGGFYSSYDGGENWHFHDNLPLAQFYAIGADMAVPYNVMGGLQDNGAWRAPSRSRRPSGINNSDWFNIVGGDGFYSVPDPEDPNTIYVSSQFGGITRFDAVTRNGRSIRPREQGLRFNWMTPFLTSPHSSKTILVGAQKVFKSLNRGDGWTAISPDLTTNNPDKIRGNVPHCTITTLDESPKKAGVIWAGTDDGNVWVTQDDGANWTQVNANMPGAPKEWWISRVHASPHDVATAFVTITGFREDEFTPLIYKTTDYGKTWNSIASNLPNEQLCVVKQDILNPDLLFVGTEQSCQVSLDGGKSWNKLGNGLPSAPVQDLLVHPRDGDLVVGTHGRGIFVMDVNPLRQLSADVMGKPFHLFKPAAALAFVNESNMFDAFQGSSRYTSPNPPFGAQIYFFLAADAKEVKIEILSVDGKVISEPRVPSSALTAGLNSVTWNLRGSGGMAQAGSYAVRITVDGQTQTQVLDVKDWIRA, encoded by the coding sequence ATGAGGCGGTCGTTACTATCACTGCTTGCTCTTTTACTGCCGCTGAGCGTTCTCGCTCAAAGCGCTCCCAGCGCGGCAACTCTCCTCAAAGGCTTCCAATTTCGAGAAATGGGTCCATCCGTCACCGGTGGACGCATTATCGACATTGAAGTCCACCCAAGCCAACCGAATACGATCTATGTAGGTGCTGCAACCGGCGGCGTGTGGAAATCCACAAACAATGGCGTGTCCTGGACCTGCATTTATCAGTACGAGAAGACGATTTCGATGGGGGATATGGCAATTGCGCCAAGCAACCCAAACATCATTTGGCTCGGCACGGGTGAAAACAACAGCCAGCGAAGCGCTCACTACGGCGACGGCGTGTGGAAGTCCACAGATGCGGGAAAAACCTGGACAAATATGGGCCTTGCCGACTCGATGAGAGTTGGTCGAGTCGCTATCGACCCCAAAAACCCCGATATCGTGTATGTCGCCGCGATGGGCTACCTATACAAACCCGGAGGCGGCAAGGGCCTTTTCAAGACGACCGACGGTGGCAAAACCTGGAATCGAATCTTGCAAGGCGAAAACGACACCTGCGCGATGATCGACGTCGTCATTGACCCCAAAAACCCCAACTTGCTTTTTGCATGTTCGATGGATCGCCTTCGACGCCCCTGGAACATCCGCGACAGCGGACCCGGCTCTGCGATCTATAAGTCCACCGATGCGGGCAAAAATTGGACAAAGATCTCTGGCGCAAACGGATTGCCCGGAGGCAATCTTGGACGGATCGGCATGGCTTTCTACGAGAAGGACCCCAAGATCGTCTACAGCGTTATCGACAACAATAACCCCGGCAAGTCCGTCGAAGTCTATCGCAGCGATGACTCCGGCAAGACCTGGAATCTGGCCAGTACCCAACGACTCGGCGGTGGCTCCTACTACGGCAAAATCTTTGTCGATCCCAATACCGCCGACACGGTTTACGTTATCGACGTTCAGCTGCGCAAATCCACAGACGGAGGCAAGACATACCGCACGATGGAACGCGGCAAGCACGTCGACAACCACGCAATCTGGATCGACCCACGTGACTCCGAACACGTCCTTTGCGGCAACGACGGAGGCTTCTATTCCAGCTACGACGGCGGAGAAAACTGGCATTTCCACGACAACCTTCCGCTCGCCCAGTTCTACGCGATCGGCGCTGACATGGCCGTCCCCTACAACGTGATGGGTGGCCTCCAAGACAACGGCGCTTGGCGCGCCCCTTCGCGGTCCCGACGACCATCCGGTATTAACAACTCCGATTGGTTTAACATCGTCGGCGGCGACGGTTTCTACTCCGTCCCTGACCCCGAAGACCCCAACACAATCTACGTGTCATCGCAGTTTGGCGGCATCACACGCTTCGACGCCGTAACCCGAAACGGACGCTCGATCCGCCCGCGCGAACAAGGGCTCCGCTTCAACTGGATGACCCCATTCTTGACCTCACCCCATAGCTCAAAGACGATCCTCGTCGGCGCGCAAAAGGTGTTCAAGTCGCTCAACCGTGGCGATGGCTGGACCGCCATCAGCCCAGACCTAACAACAAACAACCCCGACAAGATCAGAGGCAACGTCCCCCACTGCACCATCACCACCCTCGACGAATCGCCCAAGAAGGCAGGTGTCATCTGGGCAGGGACCGATGATGGCAACGTTTGGGTCACCCAAGACGACGGGGCGAACTGGACACAGGTCAACGCCAATATGCCGGGCGCACCCAAAGAATGGTGGATCAGCCGCGTTCACGCCTCACCCCACGACGTGGCGACTGCGTTTGTGACCATCACCGGATTCCGCGAAGATGAGTTCACCCCGCTGATCTACAAGACCACCGACTACGGCAAGACCTGGAACTCAATCGCAAGCAACCTCCCGAACGAGCAGCTTTGTGTGGTCAAGCAGGACATCCTGAACCCCGACCTCCTGTTCGTCGGAACAGAGCAAAGCTGCCAAGTCAGTCTCGACGGCGGCAAAAGCTGGAACAAACTGGGCAACGGCCTCCCGTCCGCGCCCGTTCAAGACCTGCTTGTCCACCCAAGAGATGGCGACCTGGTTGTCGGAACTCACGGACGCGGCATCTTCGTGATGGACGTCAATCCACTCCGGCAGCTCTCCGCCGACGTGATGGGCAAACCGTTCCACTTGTTCAAGCCAGCCGCCGCGCTTGCTTTCGTGAACGAGTCGAACATGTTCGATGCCTTCCAAGGCTCCTCACGATACACCTCGCCGAACCCGCCATTCGGGGCGCAGATCTACTTCTTCCTCGCCGCAGATGCAAAGGAAGTAAAGATCGAAATCCTCAGCGTGGACGGAAAGGTGATCTCGGAACCGCGAGTGCCAAGCTCAGCCCTCACAGCTGGACTCAACTCCGTCACCTGGAACCTGCGCGGAAGCGGTGGGATGGCCCAAGCTGGCTCCTATGCCGTGCGGATCACCGTTGACGGACAGACTCAAACTCAGGTGCTCGACGTGAAGGACTGGATTCGAGCCTAA
- a CDS encoding NAD(P)/FAD-dependent oxidoreductase — MEERRQKVVIVGGGFAGIAAAKALKKANADITLIDRTNHHVFQPLLYQVATAGLSPADIAAPIRNILRGQSNTTVLMDTVTDVDLEKREVVTASRRVPYDHLILATGAKHSYFGHDDWEPYAPGLKTLDDALRIRKEVLLAFERAEMTSDPEERLRQLTFVIIGGGPTGVELAGAITEIATRTLASEFQNFHPEDAKVILVEAGPRLLGAFSEESSARAKSSLEKLGVDVRLNCRVESVKDHIVETSGGPIGACTAIWAAGVQASPVAQWLKVEGDRVGRVVVGSDLTVAGLENVFVLGDVAIVKDTKGGIVPGMCPAAMQQGRYAGKKVLAKLGQRGDPGDFRYIDKGIMATIGRKLAVAEVGGRKFGGFLAWFLWLAIHIWYLIDFENKLLVMIQWAWSYITFRRGARLITRIE, encoded by the coding sequence ATGGAAGAGCGCCGGCAAAAAGTCGTAATTGTTGGAGGTGGGTTTGCCGGAATCGCAGCAGCGAAGGCCCTAAAAAAGGCCAATGCCGATATCACCCTCATCGACCGTACCAACCACCACGTCTTCCAACCTCTTCTCTATCAAGTCGCGACCGCCGGACTCAGCCCAGCGGACATTGCCGCGCCAATAAGAAACATCCTTCGCGGGCAGTCGAACACAACGGTCTTGATGGACACTGTTACCGACGTTGATCTTGAAAAGCGCGAGGTTGTTACCGCCAGTCGAAGAGTGCCGTACGATCACTTGATCCTCGCGACCGGAGCCAAGCACAGCTACTTTGGGCATGACGACTGGGAGCCATACGCGCCAGGCTTGAAGACCCTTGACGACGCTCTTCGCATCCGCAAAGAAGTCCTGCTTGCCTTCGAGCGTGCCGAGATGACGAGCGACCCCGAGGAGCGCTTACGCCAATTGACGTTTGTGATCATCGGCGGTGGACCGACGGGTGTGGAGCTTGCCGGAGCCATCACCGAGATCGCCACCAGAACTCTTGCCTCTGAATTCCAAAACTTTCACCCCGAGGATGCCAAAGTCATCCTTGTTGAGGCAGGTCCGCGACTGCTCGGCGCGTTCTCAGAGGAATCTTCAGCCCGAGCCAAATCCAGTTTGGAGAAGCTTGGCGTGGACGTCCGTCTGAACTGCCGCGTCGAATCGGTCAAAGACCACATCGTGGAAACGAGCGGCGGCCCCATCGGCGCTTGTACGGCAATCTGGGCTGCCGGGGTGCAAGCATCGCCCGTGGCTCAATGGCTAAAGGTTGAGGGGGATCGGGTTGGGCGTGTTGTCGTCGGCTCTGACTTGACGGTTGCTGGATTAGAAAACGTGTTCGTGCTTGGCGATGTCGCCATCGTGAAGGACACGAAGGGTGGGATCGTGCCAGGAATGTGCCCGGCAGCGATGCAGCAGGGTCGTTATGCGGGCAAAAAGGTCTTGGCAAAGCTTGGGCAGCGGGGTGACCCGGGCGACTTCCGTTACATCGACAAGGGGATCATGGCGACAATCGGGCGCAAACTTGCCGTTGCGGAGGTTGGGGGCCGGAAGTTCGGTGGTTTTCTGGCGTGGTTTTTGTGGTTGGCGATCCACATTTGGTATTTGATCGACTTTGAAAACAAACTGCTGGTGATGATCCAATGGGCGTGGTCGTACATCACCTTCCGGCGTGGCGCCCGACTCATCACCCGCATCGAATAG
- a CDS encoding helix-turn-helix transcriptional regulator: MRAYSQKSHVLTAEQVRCLATPARNEVYQRLRAIQPASVADVAASLGRSVELVHYHARSLVKCGLIAEVEKRPSGRRPEAVYSAVHGPVQLPEPSPDTDDVVREMVVGGLRLTARQYERASIASASDPEIRNSMHVLRAIVRLNNDDFEEFTEMLERVGEFLKEKQSPEGKSITWSSAVYPNLPAKKSKARKVAE; this comes from the coding sequence ATGCGCGCATATTCTCAAAAGTCCCATGTCCTGACCGCTGAGCAGGTTCGATGCTTGGCTACGCCCGCTCGTAACGAAGTGTATCAAAGACTTCGAGCGATCCAGCCCGCAAGCGTAGCGGACGTGGCGGCATCTCTCGGTCGGTCGGTGGAGTTGGTTCATTATCATGCCCGGTCGCTGGTCAAGTGTGGATTGATCGCCGAGGTTGAAAAGCGGCCTTCGGGAAGGAGGCCAGAGGCGGTTTATTCGGCGGTTCATGGTCCCGTCCAATTGCCTGAGCCGAGTCCGGATACGGATGATGTGGTGAGGGAGATGGTTGTGGGCGGGCTGAGGTTGACCGCTCGGCAGTACGAACGCGCTTCCATCGCCTCCGCTAGCGATCCAGAGATTCGGAACTCAATGCATGTACTGCGGGCGATCGTGCGATTGAACAATGATGACTTTGAGGAGTTTACGGAGATGCTGGAGCGGGTGGGCGAATTCCTGAAGGAGAAGCAATCGCCGGAGGGGAAGAGCATTACTTGGTCGTCGGCTGTGTATCCGAATCTCCCTGCGAAAAAGAGCAAGGCACGTAAGGTCGCGGAGTAA